In the Bifidobacterium catenulatum PV20-2 genome, one interval contains:
- a CDS encoding WhiB family transcriptional regulator, which produces MFLKGECADFPGSWSDRMWGPDDLPNQRTQYDLRRAAVRICEACPVRAECLAFGIMVRDQYGIYGGLPLRARRQVLKTAQEAGFRFDPDDPTAERRLARYIRENPEIVAAAREKECKRRKTEQRNARQQRWRATTRSTGKAKAPAAATHTPPLQDTLF; this is translated from the coding sequence ATGTTCCTGAAGGGAGAGTGCGCGGATTTCCCCGGCTCGTGGTCGGACCGCATGTGGGGGCCCGACGACCTTCCCAACCAACGAACCCAATACGATCTGCGCCGTGCGGCGGTGCGGATCTGCGAGGCCTGCCCGGTCAGGGCCGAATGCCTCGCGTTCGGCATCATGGTCCGGGACCAGTACGGCATCTACGGCGGACTGCCCCTGCGCGCCCGACGCCAGGTGCTGAAGACCGCGCAGGAGGCCGGATTCCGGTTCGACCCCGACGACCCGACCGCCGAACGGCGGCTCGCCCGGTACATCCGCGAGAACCCCGAGATCGTGGCGGCGGCACGCGAGAAGGAATGCAAACGCCGCAAGACCGAGCAGCGCAACGCACGCCAGCAACGATGGCGCGCCACCACACGCTCGACCGGCAAGGCGAAGGCCCCGGCCGCCGCCACGCACACCCCGCCCTTGCAGGACACCCTCTTCTGA
- a CDS encoding macrolide ABC transporter ATP-binding protein, translating into MNLTPRPRDLTALLNSDRTEPADTGRPESVETEIPKNRRTVKPNDAEGWVKTSVSLRASTRRRLKTWSAEHDMRIQEVVDAALETYLGLK; encoded by the coding sequence ATGAACCTGACGCCCCGTCCGCGCGACCTGACCGCGCTGCTCAACAGCGACCGGACGGAACCGGCGGATACCGGAAGACCGGAATCGGTGGAAACCGAAATACCGAAAAACCGGAGGACCGTGAAACCGAACGACGCGGAGGGCTGGGTGAAGACCAGCGTGAGCCTGCGCGCCTCGACCCGACGCAGGCTCAAGACCTGGTCCGCCGAGCATGACATGCGCATTCAGGAAGTGGTCGATGCTGCCCTCGAAACGTACCTGGGCTTGAAATAA
- a CDS encoding ParA family protein has product MNDKKNREPLVIALATGKGGSMKTTSAVFLACALVDQSRGEQRVLVADADVQGDAKDWWYLAAEIGDPLPFDVMSAAPADITHLHGINGRLDDPVDWVLIDSAPYGRALDESVNNADLVVIPSSPSRIDLDQAAGVKDLCDRRGVPAAILLCRTEANTTALRDALAWIDAADIACFETLIPKRQDILNAKSTRPRGSRLHEYRDLAGELKQTMRQLKDKEEDL; this is encoded by the coding sequence ATGAACGACAAGAAGAACCGCGAGCCGCTGGTGATCGCGTTGGCGACCGGCAAGGGCGGCAGCATGAAGACCACCAGCGCCGTGTTCCTGGCCTGCGCCCTCGTGGACCAGTCCCGGGGCGAGCAGCGCGTGCTCGTCGCCGACGCGGACGTGCAGGGCGACGCGAAGGACTGGTGGTACCTGGCCGCCGAGATTGGAGACCCGCTGCCGTTCGACGTGATGTCCGCCGCGCCGGCCGACATCACGCACCTGCACGGGATCAACGGCCGTCTCGACGACCCCGTCGACTGGGTGCTGATCGACTCCGCCCCGTACGGGCGCGCGTTGGACGAATCGGTGAACAACGCGGACCTCGTGGTCATTCCCTCGAGCCCCAGCCGCATCGACCTCGACCAGGCCGCCGGCGTGAAGGACCTGTGCGACCGTCGCGGCGTCCCCGCCGCGATCCTCCTGTGCCGCACCGAGGCCAACACGACCGCCCTGCGCGACGCCCTGGCGTGGATCGACGCCGCGGACATCGCGTGCTTCGAGACGCTGATTCCGAAACGCCAGGACATCCTCAACGCGAAATCCACCCGCCCCCGCGGGTCCCGCCTGCACGAATACCGCGACCTGGCCGGCGAACTCAAGCAGACCATGCGACAGCTCAAGGACAAGGAGGAGGACCTGTGA
- a CDS encoding WhiB family transcriptional regulator → MNGRATLPACARIAAIDPAMADRMWNTVSDQDGRDLIDGRMRGKGRMLCAACPMRLDCISRALVGGWKDKAVYGGLDYASRWALARLIARDLHVDAAGLHRIPQSRIHDWLAANPDWDERMRRAGRDYWRSVKRRQRSRREYTHDEPLFLKTEPVPKGLVQGSLF, encoded by the coding sequence ATGAACGGGCGGGCCACGCTGCCGGCCTGCGCCCGGATCGCCGCCATCGACCCGGCCATGGCGGACCGCATGTGGAACACCGTGAGCGACCAGGATGGCCGGGACCTGATCGACGGTCGGATGCGCGGCAAGGGCCGCATGCTGTGTGCCGCGTGCCCGATGCGCCTCGACTGCATCAGCCGCGCCCTCGTGGGCGGCTGGAAGGACAAGGCCGTGTACGGCGGGCTCGACTATGCGAGCCGCTGGGCCCTCGCCCGGCTGATCGCCCGCGACCTGCATGTCGACGCGGCCGGCCTGCACCGGATCCCACAAAGCCGGATCCACGACTGGCTGGCCGCCAACCCGGACTGGGACGAACGCATGCGCCGCGCCGGCAGGGACTACTGGCGTTCCGTCAAACGCCGCCAACGCTCCCGCCGCGAATACACGCACGACGAACCGCTCTTCCTCAAAACCGAACCCGTGCCCAAGGGACTGGTCCAGGGCAGCCTCTTCTGA